In Actinomycetota bacterium, the DNA window ACCGGCCGGCGCGTCGGTCACGAAGAACCGGGTATCGAACCGACGGGGCTCTCCCTTCGGCGTCACCCAGTTCGACAGGTAGGCGAACCGTCTCGCGTCGAATACATAGCCGTCATCGTCGAGCATTCCGAGAAGACGTGATCCTTTGGCACCTTTCGGGACGGTGGGCTGTCCGGGACCCGCCGGGATGACCACGCCGGCCTCCTCTGCAGTCTCCCTGACGCCGGCCGACAGCCACGGCGAGAGCGCACCATCGCCGAAGATCCGACGCGCCGTTTCGCTGCGGTCCGCCGCATCGACGGCACCTCCCGGAAACACGTAGGCACCACCGACGAACGCAGAGGAGGCTGCTCTCCGCACCATCAGAACTTCCAACCCCCGGGTGCCCGGACGGAGCACACAGACCGTCGATGCTTCCCGAATCGGTTGATCGGCATAGGGAAGGTCCATGTATCAAGATTAGGCACCCGTTCTCGTGACGTCTCGCGGGGATAAACCCGGTCAAACGTCACGAGAACGTGAGTACCCTTTCCCAATGGCGCTGCGCGATCTTCCCTCCGTCGACACGCTCGTTCGATCT includes these proteins:
- a CDS encoding NUDIX hydrolase; amino-acid sequence: MDLPYADQPIREASTVCVLRPGTRGLEVLMVRRAASSAFVGGAYVFPGGAVDAADRSETARRIFGDGALSPWLSAGVRETAEEAGVVIPAGPGQPTVPKGAKGSRLLGMLDDDGYVFDARRFAYLSNWVTPKGEPRRFDTRFFVTDAPAGLEAVPDAAEVTEAVWVTPRDALTYSRERGWTLVPPTVATLRLLSTFEDPGAVLAFAQGQAVVPRIEPRIVVREGFFRLLMPGDSGYEEAGE